In one Eschrichtius robustus isolate mEscRob2 chromosome 15, mEscRob2.pri, whole genome shotgun sequence genomic region, the following are encoded:
- the LOC137777404 gene encoding interleukin-36 beta-like, with product MEINPLVQSLPSYHLIRDSQQMVWVLKGNWLIAVPFGSSVEPVTLSLIACTDTDFYSTGKGTPCYLGIKEQNLCLCCTEIQGQPTLQLKEENIMNLYGDVKGQEPFLFFRSKEGSTFVFQSVSCPGWFIATSSMGGQPVTLTKERGKTESTDFYLEDENEIQPGL from the exons ATGGAGATTAATCCCCTGG TACAATCACTTCCGAGTTACCATCTTATTCGTGATTCTCAGCAGATGGTGTGGGTCCTAAAAGGAAATTGGTTAATAGCAGTTCCTTTTGGCAGCAGTGTGGAACCTG TCACTCTTTCCTTAATAGCATGTACAGACACGGACTTTTACAGTACAGGAAAAGGTACTCCATGTTACCTGGGAATCAAGGAACAAAATCTCTGTCTCTGCTGCACAGAAATCCAGGGCCAGCCTACTTTGCAGCTTAAG GAGGAAAATATCATGAACCTATATGGGGACGTCAAAGGGCAggagccctttctctttttccgcAGCAAGGAGGGCTCCACTTTTGTCTTTCAGTCAGTCTCCTGCCCAGGCTGGTTCATAGCTACCTCCTCCATGGGGGGACAGCCCGTCACTCTCACCAAGGAGAGGGGCAAAACTGAAAGCACTGACTTCTACTTAGAGGATGAAAACGAAATCCAGCCTGGGCTCTAG